GGTGGGAGACGTGAGCGACGATACTGGTTTCGAAGCGGAGAGCGACAGCGACGGCTTCGGCGACGTGACCGAGGCCGAGCTTCGAGCGGCCTTCGAATCGACGGAGTACGTCGCCGAAGACGACATCGTGACGACGGTCCTGCTTTCGCTCCGACTCGGTCGCCCGCTGCTCGTCGAGGGCGATCCCGGCGCGGGCAAGACCGAACTCGCGAAAGTGCTCGCGGACGGGTTCCACACCGACCTCATACGGCTGCAGTGTTACGAGGGCCTAGCCGCTGAGAACGCGCTCTACGAGTGGAACTACACGAAGCAGTTACTCGCTGTGCAGGCCGACGAGGCCGGCGTCGACGGGAGTTCGTCGGTGTTCACCGAGGAGTACCTGTTGGAACGCCCGCTGTTACAGGCGCTCTCGAGCGAGGGCGAGCGTCCCCCGGTCTTGCTCATCGACGAGGTCGACAGAGCCGACGAGGAGTTCGAAGCGCTGTTGCTCGAGGTGCTGTCTGACTTTCAGGTGTCGATCCCCGAACTGGGGACCGTACAGGCGACGACGCCGCCTATCGTCGTCATCACCTCGAACCGCACGCGGGGGTTGAGCGACGCGCTGAAACGGCGCTGTCTGTACCTGCACCTCGAGCCGCCGGACTTCGAGAAGGAGCGGGCGATCGTCGAGCGGAAAGTCCCCGAACTGGACGGCGCCGTCGCGACGGAGCTGTGTGCGATTACCCAGCGACTTCGGGAGGAGCCGTTCCGCAAACAGCCGGGCGTCGCGGAGACGCTCGACTGGGCGCGGGCGGTCGCGCAACTACGGGCCGAAGACGGTGACGAACCGCTCTCGACGGTCGACATCGAGCGGACGATCGGCTGCCTGCTGAAAGAGGTCGCGGATGTTCAGCGGGTCGACGAAGGGTTGCTCGAGGCGCTCGCCGAGGCTGCCCGAACTGCGCGGGCCGAAGAGTGACTATGTATGAGAACGGCGATCACGACAACATCCCGGACATCGCCGGCGTTCGAGACGAAGTGGTAGACGCGCTCGTGACGTTCGCCCGCACGCTCAGGCGAGCGGGCGTCGAGGTCTCCGCGAACGCCGCCGTGGTCGGCGCGCGGGCGCTGGTCACCGTCGGCTTCGACGACGAGGCCCGGGCCCGCGCGGCGCTTCGAGCGGCGATCGTCACCCGCCAGGGCGACGTCGAGACCTTCGATCGCATGTTCTCGGAGTTCTGGCGGCGGCTCGACGCGTCGCTGCAGACCGACGAGGGTGGGGCGGGCGGCGCGAGGGGAATCGACGACGATCTCGACGGCGCGCTCGCCCCGCTCGCCGAAGCGAGCGGGACGCCGGCCGAGATCGAACTCGAGGACGAAACGGAATCGTCGGACGAGCGGGCGAGCGGGAGAGACACCGCGCTCGTCTCGAGCGCGCTCGCCGCCGGTCCGGCCGACGAGGGGAACGGCGAGGCGGCGGCGGCGACCTACAGCCCCGCCGGGCGGCCGGAGACGGTGACGGTCGAGGGGAGCGGACTCCGCGAGGAAGATTCGACGCTCGAGGACGCCGTCGACCGACTGGTGGGAGCGCTCGCGACCCTGCGCGGTCGACGGTGGGAGCGAGGCCAGCGGGGTCGGCGTCCGGACGCGCGACGCGCCCTCCGTCGGAGCGTCGCGACCGGCGGGGCGATCGCCTCGATGCCCGGGCGAACGCGCCGGGAGCGGGGAGTGCGCGTGCTCGCCCTCGTCGACGTCTCCCGATCGGTGTTGGACGCGGTCGACCGGGCGTTCCTCCTGCGATTCCTCCGGACGCTCGCGTCGCGGGTCCGGCAGGACCGGGTGTTCTTCTTCGACAGCGAGATCCGCGACGTGACGGCCGCGTTCGACGCGCCGACGGTCGCCGACGCCCTCGCCGAACTCGAGCGCTCCGAAACCAGTTGGGGTGGCGGGACCCGCATCGGCCACGCCGTGGGAACGATACGGACCGATCACCGCGACGCCGTCGATCGGCGGACGGTCGTGTTCGTCGTGAGCGACGGCCTCGAGACGGGCGACGTGGGCGACCTCGAGCGCGACGCGGCGTGGCTCTCGGCCCAGGCTCGAGCGGTCCTGTGGCTGAACCCGCTGGCTGCCAGCCCGGCCTACGAGCCGGCGGCGGCGGGAATGGCGGCTGCGCTTCCGTTCGTCGACGGCCTCTTCGCGTTCACCGACGCGGACGACGTCGCGGAACTGGCGCGACAACTCGATCAGTACGACGCTGGGAGCCCCATCGGGTACAGATACGATCCGCGGCGGCCGTGATTCCGGTGAAGACGAGCGATCACTCGAGCGCCTCGAGGCGACGCTGTCACGCTCCAGGCAGCCGTCCTTCGAGTCATACCCCCAACAACTATCAACAATCACGTGGATGCAGGGAGTACGACGGATGGCAGTACTTGACATGACCCTCCTCACCGTGTTAGCAGTTCTGATCGGATTAGTGACGACCTGTCTCGCCTGTCTGGAACGCACACAGGTGCGACGGGCATGGGATGAACTCGGGCAGCGCCTTCGAGGTGTGGCCCCCTACCTCGGTGTCGCCGCGCTGTTTTTCGTCCTCAAGCGTTGGACACACGAACAGAGCGTGCAAATCTCCCGCGAGCTCGACTGGGATCTCACCGCCGAAATATACGCAATCGAGGGCGAGTTCGTCGCCGTGATGCAAAACACCATCCCGGACGAAACGATCGCGTTCTTCTCCGCGATGTACATGTTCGGGTTCCCGTTCCTGCTCGTCACGGCTCCGATACTGTACCTCCTGGCATCCTCACAGCGCCGCCTGAAGGAACTGCTCATCGCGTACGTTCTCAACTACGTCATCGGAACGCTCTTTTACACGCTGTTTGTGGTGTACGGGCCGCGGAACCATCTCTCGAGCGTCAGCGGGCTGATGTACGACTTCTACCCGCAGACGCAGGATCTGACCGCGGCCGTCTCGTCGAACACGAACGTGTTCCCGTCGCTGCACACGTCGCTCGCGATCGTCGTGTTGATGCTGGCCTGGCGGAGTCGTCGGGAGTACCCCCGATGGCTCGGGATCTCGGGCTTCGTGGTCTCGTGCGTCGTTATCTCGACGATGTACCTCGGCATTCACTGGGTGGTCGACGTCGTCGCCGGCGTCGTCCTCGGCGTCGGGAGCGTCTACATGGCTGACTGGATCGTCGACCGTATGGAGCGGGGACTCGGGCAGTCGTCGGGACTCGAGGAAGAAAGCGTGTCCTCGGAGGTGAGCGACTGAGCGGCGACGCTCGAGTCTCCGCCCGTTCTCAGGAACTATCGCCGCTCGCGAGTCGCGGCCCGAGGACGGAAGTGATTGTGCAGAACTCAGCGAGCCGTCAGAAAGTTCGATCCGCTCGGTACGCGAACAATGCGGTGTGGGCTGATCGATTACGAATCGACGTCTTCTGGCTCGTCCTTTCCGAAGACCATCTCTCGCGCAGAGAGTTGGTAATTCTGTTCCTGATACGTGCGCTCGACGGCCTGGAAGTAGTTGACGACCGTGACGAGCACGACGCCGCCCACGGTGTTTCCGAGGAGGACGGGGAGAACGAACTCCGTCGCGCCCGTGAGAAGCACTTCTTTACCTCGGAAGACCAGAAACATGAGTTCGGTCGAGGAGACGACGACGTGATAGAGATTGCCGAGCGGGATCGCGAGGAACGCGATGTACACCATCACGAGCCGAGAGATGGTGTCCTGTGAGGCGTAATCGATCCAGACGACGCCCGCCACGATCAGGCCGGCAAAGGCCCCCTTGAAAAACAGCGACCAGCTACCCGTTTGGATACCGGTTTCAGAAATAGCGACCGCGGTCTTCATCACGTCATTCGAAAAGACGCCCGTCGTCGCGAGGACGAGCGCACCGAGGCTTCCGCCGAGAAGGTTCCCGACGAACACGACCGACCAGATGCCAAACAACGCCGGAATACTTGCCAATCGCTCGAGGACGAGCGCGACCGGCGGGAGCGTGTTCTCGGTATAGAGTTGGTAATCCCCGAGAATAATGTAGATGAACCCGAGCGGATACAAAAGCGCCCCGACGATCGGTGCGCCCTCGCTCGCGTGAGTCACCGACACGTACAGCATGAACGTCACCGTGATCGCGAATCCGGCGGCCAGCGCGCTGAAAAACAGCTCTCGAGTGCCGGTCGAGATCTCCTCGTCCGCGGCGGCGACGATTCGGTGAAAGATTTCATCGGCGGAGAACCGATCGCGAACGACCGCGCCCGCCGCGGGCGCACCGCTTCGAGACTGTTCGACGACGTCACGAACCGACTCGTCCCCGGGCGGTCCCTCGCTCTGTACGTCGCCATTTCCGGTCTCGTCGGTCGACTCGCCGTGAGTCGACTCGGTCGAGACCGGTTCGCTCGAGTTCATGGTGGCGAATTCGAGAAGGGGCGAATAAAAGCATCGGCATCTGTCGACCGTAGCGTACAGCGTGTGATTTCTGATGCCAAGCGAAACCTTTGGTGCGAAGCGAAACGGTTTGGACCAGTTGAGTGGAAGTCCATGGTTCGAACATCGGATCGGTCGATCATTCGAGGACTGGCGGCTCAGTGAATCCGATTCGTGAGACATAGATTCAGCTAAGTCGGTCTCGTCGAGGCTCTATCTACGTACCCTAGCTAAATATAGATATATAGCTATCATAGTAGGGTACTTATTTAGCAACTAGCGATGATTCAGTGATGTCGAAAGACACCACTGGGACGTCGTTCGGAATCGAACGGCGAAAATTTTTGGCCGGTGCAAGTCTCGCGGGCGTAACGGGGCTGTCCGGTTGTATTGGAACGTTTGCTGGCGCGGCAAAGGAGGTGAGAATTGCTGGAAGTTCGACCGTGTTCCCGATTACCTCGGTGATTTCGTCATCGTTTACCGAGGATCGAAACGACGTGTCCGTCTCGATTAGTATGACGGGAACAGGGGGTGGGTTCTCGAACTTCTTTTGTCCCAATATGACGGACATCAACAATGCAAGCCGCCAAATCGCCGAGGCAGATATAGAACAATGCTCCGAAAACAGCGTCGATCCGGTCGAGTTCACGGTCGCGACGGACGCGTTGACGGTGGTTGTCCACCCCGAAGCCGACTGGATCGACTGCGTGACCGTCGAAGAACTCCGCGAACTCTGGCGTGACGGCGGTGCCCAGCGCTGGAGCGACGTTCGCGATGAATGGCCCGACGAAGAGATCGAGTTCTTCGGCTCCTCGACGACATCAGGGACGCACGAATACTTCGTCGAAGCGATTCTCGGTGAGGACGACACCCACCGGACGGACTACAGGGGTACTGAGCGCGACCGTTCGATCGTCCAGGGTGTGCGGGGTAGCAAATTTTCCATCGGATACTTCGGATTTGCTTACTACAGCGAAAACCCCGACCAGATCAAAGCACTCGGCATCGATGACGGCGATGGCTGTACCAAGCCGTCACTCGAGAACGCAAAGAATGGCAGCTACAAACCGCTTGCGCGAAATCTCTACATCTACGTTGCGAAAGAATCGCTCAAACGGCCCGAAGTCCAAGATTTCGTTCGATATTACCTAGAGCGCTCGTCGACGGATCTCGTCACCGAGGTCGGATACGTCCCGGTCACGGAGGACGTTCGCGACGATAACCTGGCGAAACTCGAAGACGCCATCGACGAGGTGACTGCCTAATGAGCGCACAAGACATCGTTCAAGAGGATACTCGTTCGATTCGCGGAATCGCGTTCAAATACGTCTTCGCAGTGTGTGCGTTCCTCTCGATTCTGACTACCATCGCGATCGTCATCACGCTGCTGATCGACGCCGTGGACTTCTTTGCGGCCGTTCCGCCCCTCGAATTCTTCACGGAGACGGAATGGATACCCGCAGAGGGTACCTACGGCATCTGGCCACTAATTTCCGGAACGATTACGATCACGATCGGCTCGGCATTAATCGCGCTCCCGATCGGGCTACTCACGGCTATTTATCTCAGTGAGTACGCCTCTGATCGCCGTCGAGCATACCTCAAACCCGCACTCGAGGTACTTGCAGGTGTCCCGACGGTCGTCTACGGCTATTTCGCGTTGGTGTATATCACACCCGTGTTTGACCGATTCCTCCCGATCGGGACGTTCAATGCGCTGTCGGCATCGATTATGGTCGGTATCATGATTATCCCGATGGTCTCCTCGATCAGCGAGGACGCAATGAGTTCGGTTCCCGACTCGTTGCGGCAGGCGAGTTACGGCCTCGGGGCGACGAAGTTCACCGTTTCGACATCAGTCGTCGTTCCGGCGGCACTCTCGGGGATTCTTTCGTCGTACATTTTAGCGCTCTCTCGAGCTATCGGCGAAACGATGATTGTGGCGGTCGCCGCGGGTCAGACGCCACGAATGGCCGATCTGACCAATCCAGCCGGTATGTTCCTCGAGTCGGTACAGACGATGACAGCAGCAATGGTTCAGATCGGGGCCAGCGACGTTGTCGGCCAGTCGACTGAGTACAAGAGCCTCTTCGCGATCGGATTGACGCTGTTCGTCATCACGTTTGCGATGAATGTCTTTAGCGAGTGGGTTTCCTCTCGCTATAGGGAGGTGTATCGCTAATGTCGACTGACACCGACCACACCGACTCCGGCCACTCTGGATTCGGTCGCGTCAGTCGGACGAAAGACGTGGCATTCCGATGGCTCACGTTCGGAGCGGCGCTCTTCGGTATCCTCGCACTCGCAGTGTTACTGGCGAACGTCGCCGTCGATGCCGTTGGTTGGTTAGACTGGGGCTTCCTCACCGGGATGCCGAGCTTCAGTAACCCGTATCAGGCTGGCTTCTTCCCAGCTATCATCGGTTCGATTGCACTGATGGTCCTGATTGCAGTGATCACGTTCCCGCTCGGCGTCGGCGCGGCGATCTACCTCGAGGAGTACGCGAGCGACGGGTACCTGACACAGTTCATTCAGCTAAACATTTCCAATCTGGCTGGCGTTCCATCGGTCGTCTACGGGCTGCTCGGACTCGGTCTGTTCGTCGGCCTCTTGAACATCGGATTCGGGACATTGCTCGTCGCGGGCTTTACCGTTTCCTTGCTCATCCTGCCGATCGTCATCATCTCAGCACAGGAGGCCATCCGATCGGTTCCGGATTCCCAGCGCCAGGCCAGCTACGGAATGGGAGCCACGAAGTGGCAGACGATCCGTAACGTCGTCTTGCCACGAGCAATACCCGGGATTCTCACGGGGACGATCCTCGCGCTCGGCCGAGCGATCGGCGAGACAGCACCGCTCATCATGATCGGTGCACCGACGGCCGTCTTCGGCATGCCGAACAGCCTCCTCAGCAAGATCAGCGCGATGCCCATGCAGATCTACACGTGGGCTGACCAGCCCGAAATGGAGTTCCAGTACGGCGTCGTCGCAGCGGGCGTGGTGACGCTGTTAGTGATCCTCCTTTCGATCAACTCGATCGCAATTCTCATTCGAAACCGATACCAACAGAGGGATTCATAATGACACAAGATTCAACCACTTCCACGGAAAACGAACAGCTCGACGGTCAGCAAGCCACACCAACGCCGGGAACCGATGGTCTCGGCGAGGAAGCGGACGAGCCGAGTCAGGGGACCGACACCGAACGAGTACTCCTCGAGGCACGCGACCTCGACGTCTACTACGGCGACGATCAGGCGTTGCAAAGCGTCGACCTGCCGATTCCGGAAAAGCAGGTAACCGCGCTGATCGGTCCGTCGGGATGTGGCAAGTCGACGTTCCTGCGGTCGGTCAACCGAATGAACGACCTAATCGACATCTGTCGAGTCGAGGGCGACCTCGAGTTCGACGGCAAGAACGTCTACGACGACGACGTCGATCCGGTCGCGCTCCGGCGGAAGATCGGCATGGTGTTCCAACAGCCCAACCCCTTCCCCAAATCGATCTACGACAACGTCGCCTACGGCCTCCGAGTGCAGGGCGAAGACGACGGCGACGTAGACGAGCAGGTCCAAAACGCACTCGAGCAAGCGGCACTCTGGGACGAGGTGAAAGACCAGCTCGACTCGTCGGGGCTCGATCTCTCTGGCGGGCAACAACAGCGCCTCTGTATCGCTCGTGCGATCGCCCCTGACCCGGAGGTTATTCTGATGGACGAGCCCGCGAGCGCGCTCGACCCGGTCGCGACCTCGAAGATCGAGGACCTCATCAGCGATCTCGCAGAGGACTACACCGTCGTCATCGTCACCCACAACATGCAACAAGCCGCGCGGATCTCCGATCGGACGGCGGTCTTCCTGACGGGCGGGAACCTCGTCGAGTTCGACGAGACCGCGAAAATCTTCGAGAACCCCGAGAGCGACCGCGTCGAGGATTACATCACCGGCAAGTTCGGCTAGTCGCGTCGAAGAGTGCTCGAAGGGAATCCCGACTCACTGGCGGGAGACTGGTCACAAAATACTAGTGTGGGACACGGAATCATAGGGTGAGCCGATGGAATCACCCGAACTCGCCGCGGTAACCGTCTTTACCGTCGGCACGCTCGTCGCCTGGTCACCGCTTCTGAGCATCGAACGCCTCCGTGCGCTGTTTTCCGCTCCGACTGCGTATTTCCCGCTCAACTACGCTATTGTCGGCTGTGGCCTCTGCGTGATCCAGTGTATCTCCTATCTCGGTGTCCTCGTTCTCACCGTGGGAACCGACATGGTCACCGGCAGCGACGTCGCGACGATACTCGGCGGCGTTTTCGCGGTGAACCTCCTGGTTCCAACCGTCGGAGCGCTCGTCGCGGTCTCTGTGCTGTCCCCTCGGGGGCACTGGTCACCCGACGGAACCGGGATAGGCGGACGAATCGCGCTCGCGCTCGGCGTACTCTGGTACGCGGTCGTCACCTCCGCGCTCTTCGTTCTGATCGGATTCGCTGTCGTGGTCACGAACCTCCCGACGTGATACAGAGCGGGTGAAACTCCTCGCGGCTGGGAACGTGACCATCATTTATGTGTATTTCTCGAGGATATAGAGACGATGTACGATCGAGTTTTACTCCCGACCGACATGAGCCCCGGCGTCGACCGAGCGATCGAGCACGCAATCGACGCCGCAGAGCGGTACGACGCCGAGTTGCACGTGCTGTACGTCGTCGACGCCGACGCCTACAGTTCCTATCCGGACGACGAGTACGTCCACGAGTTCGAAGGCCTCGAGCACGCGCTCGAGCAGGCCGGTCGCGACGCGGTCGAGTCGATACTCGACCGGGCGTCCGCCGCTGGGATCGAGACCGAAAGTGCGATCCGACACGGGATTCCACACGAGGAGATCCTCGAGTACGCAGACGAGGGCGGAACTGACCTCACGATCGTCGGGACCAAGAACCGATCGGGAGACTACCGCCGACTGCTCGGCAGCGTCGCCGAACGCGTGACTCGACTCTCGGACGACCCCGTTACCATCGTGAAGACGCCCGTCGACGAGAAGTGACTAGCGCGACGATCTCGAGATCGATACGTCAGAGTGGACAAAATATTTATCAGTTCCCGAGAGACTCGAGCGTGTATGGTACACTGCCCTGAATGCGAGAACGAGATCACCGACGAATCGGACGTCGAGTTCAACGACCTGGATTCGAAGATGGAGGGACTCTTTCGGTCTTCCAAGCGCTTCTACGTGGTCGGCTGTAACAACTGCGGTGCGGCGATCGGCAGCGGCGTCGCCGGTGGCGGCGGCTAATACGGACGCCTCGAGCGAGCGAACCAGAATCGTCTGCGGTCTCGAGGATTGATCTGACGAGTTGCTACGAGTACGTGCTCAACTCTGTCACATGCCACTGTGGTCCGCTATCCCTCCTACTGGAACCGTAGGACACCGAGTGGCCCCGACGGTGTCATAGAACGGTCCGCATACCTTCTTCGCGACTACCCGACGAACCAGAATCGTCGCTGGTACCCTCAGTGGCCCCCGGAAACGAGATGGAGGCCGACGATACCGACGAGGATCACGCTGATAAAGCCGACTCGAGCGAGCGTCGCAGGTTCGTCGAACAGGACGATCCCGAGCGACGCGGTCCCGACGGCACCGATACCGGTCCAGACGGCGTACGCCGTGCCGATAGGGAGGTCCTTGACGGCCTGTGCGAGCAGGACCATACTGATAACGAGGGCGGCGACGGTGCCGAGCGTCGGCACCGGCTTCGAGAGTCCGTCCGAATACTCGAGTCCGATCGCCCATCCGATCTCGAACAGGCCGGCCAATAGCAGAAGATACCACGACATCCTGGCTCTCGGCTACTCGTTCACCCGAACTATAGCTTCTGTTATCGACCGACTCGTGGAAGTCGTTGATCGAACCCAGTGGTAGTCGCTCTTTCGGTGTCGGTCTGCACTGGCAACCGAGAGTGTCGAATCGACCGCAAGCAACGGACTTCGACGGGGCTCGAAACCTGAGATCGATACGAACCGTCCACAGCAGGCCTCGTCGTTTTTATGACTGGGGGACTTCTCGAGACACATGGCATCCGAGAGTTTCAACGAGAGCACCACGTTCGAGATCGGTGGCGACCTCACGATCAATCGATTGGGATTCGGAGCGATGCGGATTACAGGCGATGAGATCATCGGTCCCCCCGAGGACGAGCAGGCGGCGAAAGAGGTCGTCCGCCGCGCCACCGAGATCGGGGTTGATTTCTTCGACACCGCAGACTCCTACGGCCCGGGGGTCAGCGAGCGACTCCTCGGCGAGGCACTCGAGAGCGGCGACGACGTGGTCGTCGCGTCGAAAGCCGGGTTGCTCCGACACCGCAACGGAGACTGGCTTCCCCACGGAGACCCGGACTACCTGAAAAATCAGGTTCTGTGTAGTCTCGACAGGCTCCAGACCGATTCGATCGACCTGTACCAGTATCACCGACCGGACCCCGAGACCGACTTCGAGGCGTCGGTCCACGCGTTCGCCGAGATGAAAGACGCGGGTCAAATCGACCACGTCGGCCTGTCGAACGTCTCCGTGGAGCAACTCGAAACCGCGATGGACATCGTCGACATCGCGACGGTCCAGAACGAGTACAACGTCGGTAACCGGGACGACGAGGACGTTCTTCAGGCGTGCGAGGAGAACGGGATCGGGTTCATCCCCTGGGGGCCGATGTACGCGATCGACGAGGACGACGTCGCCGACGTGCTCGAGGACGTCGCCGAGACCCGCGACGCAACTTCCCGCCAGGTCGCGCTTGCCTGGTTGCTCCACCACTCGGACGTGACACTGCCGATCCCCGGCACCTCGAGCGTCGAGCACCTCGAATCGAACGTCGCCGCCTCGCAGCTATCGCTGACCGACGACGATCTAGCCGCCCTGAACGATATCGACCCACAGAACTGACCTGCAGTACAGTCGCGGACGGACTCGAGCGTTCTCGTTCAAGTCGTTCTTGTCTACGCTATACCAAAATCACTCAAGCTACTGTTGTATAGCGATCCACCAAAGCCCTCGAGAAAATCTCCGTCCAACTCTCTCGCCCTGGGCGTCTTCGCTCTCGAGTCCGATCGGATCGATGCACGATACAGGGCCGGGCCCGTATCCGGCCATAATCGGCACCTGACTCGAGTAGAGGACATACCATCAGTAATACTAACATTATTGTTGGGAGACGTATTAGAACTATCAAAGGTGGGTGAAGAGAAGATGGGGAGCGAAGACACATACAAAACAGTACACGGGGCGTTGAATCGACTCGATGAATTAACCGATCCAATCCGGTTAGATCGGGATAAGCACGAAATCGATGCGTATCTGTTCGCCATAGAAAGTATGGCTAAAACCGCCATGAAGAAAGACGACCTCCGAGAAGCGCATCGGCTGCTCGACCTCCGAGACAGCATCGACGTTTCCGACGAGGAGGGACAGATCGTCGAGGTTCCTCGGTCCGATGCTCTCCGGCTGTCGGTGACGCTCCATTCGTACCGCGAGAAGCTTCTGGACGACGGTGATGAGGTCAGTGCGTCGGACGTGGAGCAATCGGCCGCCATCATCGATCGGAAGCTCGAGCAGAAGTCCGGCGAGACGGAGAGAGAAGAGCAATAGGACATCCTTACAGTTGGTAGATCGTCGAGTGAACTGACTCACACATCGCTCGCTGCCGGTATCGAGGGCCATCGATTACGCATATAACGCGCGGATCGATGGGTCGAAACCCCTAGTGCTTGATCAGTGATCGTACACTCTCTTCGCAGAGTTTTCGCGAAATTTCAGCCAGTCATAGCCTTTCTCGCCAGCCGAGCTGTGTGTCGTGGCGTTTCTCGGTCGTACTTCCAATTCCCTATTCTGACGGTCGAAGCCGACGCTATCCAGCAGTTCACCAAGATCCTGATTTCTATAATCGGTTGCTTTTGCTCTGTGTATAGTCCTCTCAAGGGAGTGAGTACGGGTTGTGCATTCAGAAAATCCGATCGCACTGGTCTTGATAGAGAGCCAACACGACCCAAAAACATCAAAGTCATACTGCTTGGATCTCAAAAATGTCACCCAGTGAGATCTTCATTGCTGAAAATAGCCGTGATTGCTATGGGAATGTTGCTATTAGTATTCGCTTACAGTTATGGAATAACCACTTGTACAGCAGTTAGTAGTGGTGGAGAAATAGCCCAGCAACAGTGTACCACGAACCAGCTACATCAGTTAGGAGCTGGAGTTCTTCTTGCTGGAGGGGTGGGGCTCATCATGTTTGGGGCTTGGAACGAGATAAAGACCGTCTACCGGGCTCTTAATTAGTAAAGGAAATTGGCAGATTGGGACGCTATATCCCCGTTCATCAGTGAGAAGAGCCGCGGTCGCGACAGCGAACCGTGACTCTTGCAGTTATCAGTGGATAGTAGCGCGATTTCTTCATTCAGATATGTGATTGAATATAAACCAGGTAATTCGGCAACTACGTGTACGTACTTATCGAAAATAATTACATAGAAACGGCTAATGTTATGCTATGGACGATACTCGGATTATTCAGGTGGCAACTCTCTGGTTTGTTGTCCTCATCTACATACAGACAGGCTCTGGTGGCGGTGGCGCAATTAATATGGCCATCGGGTTCATTGCTCTTCTCCTCATGTATATTCTTCCGCTCACTCTCGTTATTTTTGTCATCCTACAACTCATCGATAGATAGACCACCTCTACTTACCGTGATTTTCACGCCTAACTCTGAATAAAGAAA
The sequence above is drawn from the Halostagnicola kamekurae genome and encodes:
- the sugE gene encoding quaternary ammonium compound efflux SMR transporter SugE; this encodes MSWYLLLLAGLFEIGWAIGLEYSDGLSKPVPTLGTVAALVISMVLLAQAVKDLPIGTAYAVWTGIGAVGTASLGIVLFDEPATLARVGFISVILVGIVGLHLVSGGH
- a CDS encoding aldo/keto reductase, translating into MASESFNESTTFEIGGDLTINRLGFGAMRITGDEIIGPPEDEQAAKEVVRRATEIGVDFFDTADSYGPGVSERLLGEALESGDDVVVASKAGLLRHRNGDWLPHGDPDYLKNQVLCSLDRLQTDSIDLYQYHRPDPETDFEASVHAFAEMKDAGQIDHVGLSNVSVEQLETAMDIVDIATVQNEYNVGNRDDEDVLQACEENGIGFIPWGPMYAIDEDDVADVLEDVAETRDATSRQVALAWLLHHSDVTLPIPGTSSVEHLESNVAASQLSLTDDDLAALNDIDPQN